From the genome of Halobacteriovorax marinus SJ:
CTCACTGTAGCTAAAGCTTCTCATAAACTCTTCTTCATGAGTGAAATGCTCTACTGTGTAGTCACACATATCATTAAATCTTTCGAGCGTATCTTTACAGCCATCAGTATTTAGACTTTCTACTAGAAGGTTAATTTTCTCTACTAGAATTTGATGCTCATTATCCATATCATCAACATGAATAAGGTAAGAGTCATTCCACTCAAATAGCTCAGCGTCAGTATTTGTAGATCTTGGTCTACCTGTAGTAGAGAGAACAATACTATCGACGATTTCATCTAGTCTTTCAGATTCTTTGGAAACACTATAAGCAACTTGCTTAGACTGACCAACAACCAGATTAATTTTCTGATTAACTTGATTAAGTAAATTCACTGCACTAGTAATTTCCTCTACCCCTTGTCTCTGTTCACTAGAGGCAGAAGCAATTTCATAAACAGACTTATTCACTTCATCGATACACTTTGATATTTCATCTAGTGAATCTGCGCAAAGATTAACCGCCTCTTCTCCCTGAGAAATACTATTCACACTATCAGATGAAATTCTCTCCACAGCGTGCTGACTCTCTTCAACAATACTGTCTACTCTAGTCGTACTCTCCTCTAGCATAGAGGATATTTCATCTGCTGCGCTTCCACTTAAGTTAGCGAGGTTTCCAATTTCCTCTGCTACAACAGAGAACCCTTTCCCATGCTCACCAGCTCTTGCCGCTTCTACCGAAGCATTAAACGAGAGAAGCTTTGTTTAAAAGACGATATCGTTAATAACTTTTGTTTTAGCATTAATCTCTTTTATCACATTACTGATTTCTAAAATCTTATTATTTGACTCCGAAATATAATTTGAAAAAGTAATATTACCTTCTTTCATTTTGGAAAAACTTGATCTGAGATTTAATACGGCTTCTTTTCCTTTTCCCGCTGCACTTACACACTCTCTTGAAAGCTCCGTAGAATTCTCACAATTCGCAGAACTTCTCTGCGCCATAGCATTGATCTCATCAAGAGCTGTTGCTGTCTCATGTAAAGACTCTGATTGCTCAAGAGAGCCCTCTTCTAACTCTCTATTGGTATTTAAAATTTGATCCGATGTTCCCAGAATAACTCTATTAGACTTTTCTAGATCCTTTAGGATTTCTTCAATAAATGTAATTGTTCTTCCCTTACTATAGAGCAGATAGAGTAATGAGAAATTAAACCCAACCACAATGGTTGCCCAAATGACCTTCGAGAATTCTAAATAAAATCCTACTCCAGCAAGTGTAGCACTCACAATTCCTAGTCCTACTAATATCAAATTACTTCTCATATCTAACTCCTTACATAGAATCATAACGGAGTTAAGTTATTGGAAGTGAGTTAATTTTTGGTTAAGAAAAACTTCAGTAAATCTGATATGGATCAACATCAATCTTATAACTTATTGAATTTGATCGGTTATAGGAGCGTTCAAAAAAACTTAATACCTTATGAAGATGATTAATATCATGTGATTTGAGAGCAATATACCACGTATATTGGTTAAGTCTCTTTTCTATCATGGCCGGAGATGGGCCAAGAATATCCACCTCTAAATGGTTTTTAGCGATGACATCTTTTAAGGTTGCAGCAACAGAGACGACATTATCGGCCAATTTACTTCTAAATCTTGAGTTAAAGTAGATGGCCGCCATCTTTGCAAAAGGAGGAAATTTAGAAATCTCTCTAATCATAAGCTCATCTTCATAGAACTCAGAGAATGAGTGATCTTTTATATAATCAAAGACTTTATTTCCTGGGGTTAGAGTTTGAATAAGAACCTTGGCATCAGGGGAATATCTTCCAGCGCGACCATTGATCTGAGTAATTAACTGATATGCTTTTTCTATGGCCCTAAAGTCAGGGAAGTTCATAATAGAATCAACACCTAGAACAAGCACTAAATTTACTTTTTCAAAGTTATGGCCTTTAGAGAGCATCTGAGTTCCAACAAAGACATCAATTTCTTTATTGTGAAATCTTGTTAACTTATCCTCTAGTTGCTTTACATTCTTTATTTCATCTCGGTCAAATCTCTCAATATTGTAACCTTCTAAATGCTTTTGAAGTACCTCTTGGATCTTCTCCGTTCCAAAGCCTTGCTGTAATAAACTCATATTCCCACATTCGGGACAAACATCTGGAGTAGGAATCTCGTAATCACTATGGGCACTTTTTAGAATATTTTTACCCTTAAAATAGCGAAGAGGAGTATTTGTATTTGGGTCTTCGAATTTAAATCCACAACTTCGACATTGTAGATAATTTGCAAAGCCTAAGCGGTTCACAAAGACGAGAACTTGCTCCCCTTTTGCTAGCTTATCTTTTATTGCTAATAAAGACTTTGAATGAATAGGCCAAAGCTCATTCTCTTTAAAGCTTCCTCTGTTAAGTCTCTTCTCCTCCCTACAATCAATCAACTCAACTTCAGGGAATCCACCTGCGGCCCTCTTTTTTAGTGAGAAATAATTCTCACTCTTACTACTATAGCTGTGATAATTTTCTACTGTTGGAGTTGCCGAGCCAAGGACCACTGGTGCATTTGCAAGCTGGGCCTTTTTAATCGCCACATCTCTTCCATTGTATGGACAACGATCACTCTGCTTAAAAGATTGATCATGCTCTTCATCGACAATAACTAAACCTAAGTCTTCAATTGGTAGAAAAACGGAACTTCTCACCCCCATAACAAGTACAGGAGATTTATTTTCCTTTAACTCTTTCCATATGGCATTCTTTTCAGAGTCTCCCACTCCACTGTGGTAGGGAAAGACTTTACAACTTAAATACTTAGCAAATGTTTGAGTGAATTGAGGTGTTAAATTTATTTCAGGTAAGAGAAAGAGAACGGACTTTCCGCTCTCTAAGACTTTCTTCATTAACTTTAAGTAAATAGATGTTTTTCCAGAACCTGTTACACCATGAATATAGAAGCGCTCAAAGCCACCGCTTACATTACTGTAAATACTTTCAAAGCTTAGGCTCTGCTCAGGATTTAACTCATGAGGAAGTTCTTCACCAAGGCCTTCAACAAACTCTACTGCTCGCGGCCTTTTTAAAATCTTAGGCATACATTCAATAATAGTCATGCCTAAATTATAGTGATAATAGCGAGACATCCACTCATAGAGCTTTAGCTCATTCTCACTAAGACTAAAGAGCTCATTTTCCTTAGAACTCACCGGCTTTAATTTATATTTTTCTAATTCTTCTTTGACTGAATCTTGGCCAAGGCCAGTTGCCACAACACAACCAGCAGCTTTTCTTCTACCAAGAGGGACTTCTACTAAGTCCCCTCTTTTGACTTCAAAATCAGTAGGGCATTCATAGGTTAAAATACCCTCTGGACCTGGATACTTAACTGCGACTTTGCAATAAGTTTTCACCGACTCTTATACCTTAACATTCCACTTTACTCCCTCTGGAGTATCGCTAAAGTCAATTCCCATAGCGTGAAGAGCATCTCTCGCCTCATCGGCTTTATCCCAATCTTTATTTTCTCTGGCCTCTTCTCTCATTTTCACTAACTCAAGAATTTTTTCTCTATCTAAGTTTTTCTCTTTGATCATAATGTCATCAATAGAACTTAGAAATTGAACTGGCTCCTCTTGAAAGAGTGCCATCATTTGTCCGTATCTTTGAATCCAATCTTTAAAGGCCTTGGCTGTTGTCCATGAATTTACATCTTTCTTTTTCTTTAAAAGATTTAAACCGTTAAATGTTCTAACAACTTCAAATATTGTTGCCACAACTTCAGCCGTACTGAAGTCATCATCTAGAGATTTTTTAATCTTTGCATCAGAGTTTGTTAACGTTGTTTGGAAATTCTTATTTACCTTTCCCGATTCACTTTTTTCAAATGTATCTAAGATCGTATCCACAGTGGCCAATGTTTCGTAGACTCTTCTAAGTCCTGATATCACTTGATGAATTTTCTCATCTGTTACATTGAAGTTACTTCTGTAATGAGCAGAGAGCATAAGAAACTTTAATACTTCTGGATGATATTGATCCATAAAGGCCCTACCAGTAATAACATTACCTAGAGACTTAGACATCTTCTCATCTTTTAGATTAATAAACTCATTGTGCATCCAATAGTTACAATACTTAGTGCAATTACATCCTTCACCTTGAGCAATTTCATTTTCGTGGTGTGGGAAAATTAAATCTATTCCCCCACCATGAATATCAATTGTTTCTCCGAGTATTGCTTTTATCATTGCTGAACACTCAATATGCCAGCCAGGTCTTCCCTCTCCCCAAGGAGATGTCCAATGTGGCTCACCTTCTTTAGATGGTTTCCAAAGAACGAAGTCATATGGATTTCTCTTTCTTGAATCAACTTCAACTCTTTGACCCGCATTGAGTTCATCTAAGTTCTTCTTAGATAATTTTCCGTAATCAGTGTAATTATCTATAGCGTAGAAAACCTCACCATCAATTTCATAGGCCTTATCATTCTTAATTAGAGTTTCAACATAATTAATAATCTCATCCATAAACTCTGTTACTTTTGGATTGTGAGTATGTTTTTTCAGTCCAAGACGATTGAAATCTTTTTCAAACTCTGCAATATATTTCTCAGAGATAACGATTGGCTCAACACCTTCGTCATTCGCTCTTTTAATAATTTTATCGTCAACATCTGTATAGTTGTAAACGAAAGTCACGTCGTATCCACTAAGCTCTAACCAATTGCGAACTAAGTTGAAAGTAATAGCACCTCTAAAGTTTCCAATGTGAAGAAGATCGTAAACAGTTGGACCGCATAGATAGAGCTTAACCTTGCCCTCAACTAATGGTTTAAATTCTTCCTTTGACCTACTCAGCGTGTTATAAATTTTCAATGACATCTAATACTCCGTTTCCTTCTTTTTTAGCACAGCGTTTTCTATTTTCAAAAGTCCAATGTACTATAAAGCATAAATTTTAAACGATTAAGGACCTAAGAACTATGGAAAAATTTGATCTAATTATTAAAGGTGGGACTTGTATCCTAGAATCTGGCCCAAAGAAGAGAGATTTAGCCGTTAAAGACGGTAAGATTCATGTCTTAGACAAAAGTGAAGACCTTAGCGCGACTAAAATTATTGATGCAAATGGAAAGCATATCTTTCCGGGATTAATTGACACTCAGGTTCATTTCAGAGAGCCTGGCCTCACTCACAAAGAAGATCTCGCCTCAGGCTCTCTAGCAGCGGTACTTGGAGGCGTTACAACATATCTAGAAATGCCCAACACTACTCCACCAACAACAACTAAAGAAGCTATTCTTGAGAAGATTTCTCTAGCAAAGAGTAAGTCTTTGGCCAACTTTGGTTTCTATATGGGCGGAACAGCGGAGAATCTTGAAGAGCTCAAGAAGGCCAAAGATATTGAAGGCTGTTGTGGTATAAAAATTTTTCTTGGCAGTTCAACAGGAAATCTTCTTCTCTATAAAAGGGATAAGCTTGAAGAAATTTTTAAAAATACTACAGGTATCATTGCCCTACACTCTGAGAATGAAGAAATGCTCGTGCAAAGAAAAAGTGTTAGAGATAATGCAACATCAGCTCATGAACACGCCAACTGGAGAAACGTAGAGACGGCGCTCACTTCTACAAAGAGAGTTATTGAAATAGCTAAGGAGTGTAAGAGAAAAGTGCACGTATTACACATTACCTCTAAAGACGAGATCGACTTTCTCGCAGAAAATAAAGAACACTGTACAGTAGAAGTTACTCCTCAACATCTCACTTTATCTTCGCCCGAGTGCTACGATAAGCTTGGTACATACGCGCAAATGAACCCTCCCATTAGAACTGCAGATCACACTGCTGGTCTTTGGGGAGCATTAAAAAAAGGAGTGGTTGACGTTATCGGCTCTGACCACGCTCCTCATACTAAAGAAGAAAAGGACCAAGGCTACCCGAACTCACCTAGTGGAATGCCTGGAGTGCAAACCATATTCCCTATCCTTCTTCACCATGTAGAAATGGGAAATCTCACGATTCTAGAAGTTGCAAAGTACTTATGCTTCAATCCAGCGAAGCTCTATGGTTTAAATAAAGGTCACCTTGAAGAGGGCTTTGATGCTGACATAACAATTGTTGACATGAATAAAACTGTCGAAATAAAAAATGAAGATATGGCCTCAAAATGTGGCTGGACACCTTTTAATGGATATACATATAAAGGCGAGATCAATTACACTATTGTAGGTGGAAATAT
Proteins encoded in this window:
- a CDS encoding dihydroorotase: MEKFDLIIKGGTCILESGPKKRDLAVKDGKIHVLDKSEDLSATKIIDANGKHIFPGLIDTQVHFREPGLTHKEDLASGSLAAVLGGVTTYLEMPNTTPPTTTKEAILEKISLAKSKSLANFGFYMGGTAENLEELKKAKDIEGCCGIKIFLGSSTGNLLLYKRDKLEEIFKNTTGIIALHSENEEMLVQRKSVRDNATSAHEHANWRNVETALTSTKRVIEIAKECKRKVHVLHITSKDEIDFLAENKEHCTVEVTPQHLTLSSPECYDKLGTYAQMNPPIRTADHTAGLWGALKKGVVDVIGSDHAPHTKEEKDQGYPNSPSGMPGVQTIFPILLHHVEMGNLTILEVAKYLCFNPAKLYGLNKGHLEEGFDADITIVDMNKTVEIKNEDMASKCGWTPFNGYTYKGEINYTIVGGNIVVDHGQVSKEKFGKPISINQRKF
- a CDS encoding bacteriohemerythrin; its protein translation is MNLLNQVNQKINLVVGQSKQVAYSVSKESERLDEIVDSIVLSTTGRPRSTNTDAELFEWNDSYLIHVDDMDNEHQILVEKINLLVESLNTDGCKDTLERFNDMCDYTVEHFTHEEEFMRSFSYSEYDAHKKIHDNLLGVLRSHEVDIKNGSVDKQKLVAFLKNWLISHIMGVDTKYAGEYGESHHHRAA
- the priA gene encoding replication restart helicase PriA yields the protein MKTYCKVAVKYPGPEGILTYECPTDFEVKRGDLVEVPLGRRKAAGCVVATGLGQDSVKEELEKYKLKPVSSKENELFSLSENELKLYEWMSRYYHYNLGMTIIECMPKILKRPRAVEFVEGLGEELPHELNPEQSLSFESIYSNVSGGFERFYIHGVTGSGKTSIYLKLMKKVLESGKSVLFLLPEINLTPQFTQTFAKYLSCKVFPYHSGVGDSEKNAIWKELKENKSPVLVMGVRSSVFLPIEDLGLVIVDEEHDQSFKQSDRCPYNGRDVAIKKAQLANAPVVLGSATPTVENYHSYSSKSENYFSLKKRAAGGFPEVELIDCREEKRLNRGSFKENELWPIHSKSLLAIKDKLAKGEQVLVFVNRLGFANYLQCRSCGFKFEDPNTNTPLRYFKGKNILKSAHSDYEIPTPDVCPECGNMSLLQQGFGTEKIQEVLQKHLEGYNIERFDRDEIKNVKQLEDKLTRFHNKEIDVFVGTQMLSKGHNFEKVNLVLVLGVDSIMNFPDFRAIEKAYQLITQINGRAGRYSPDAKVLIQTLTPGNKVFDYIKDHSFSEFYEDELMIREISKFPPFAKMAAIYFNSRFRSKLADNVVSVAATLKDVIAKNHLEVDILGPSPAMIEKRLNQYTWYIALKSHDINHLHKVLSFFERSYNRSNSISYKIDVDPYQIY
- the cysS gene encoding cysteine--tRNA ligase; its protein translation is MSLKIYNTLSRSKEEFKPLVEGKVKLYLCGPTVYDLLHIGNFRGAITFNLVRNWLELSGYDVTFVYNYTDVDDKIIKRANDEGVEPIVISEKYIAEFEKDFNRLGLKKHTHNPKVTEFMDEIINYVETLIKNDKAYEIDGEVFYAIDNYTDYGKLSKKNLDELNAGQRVEVDSRKRNPYDFVLWKPSKEGEPHWTSPWGEGRPGWHIECSAMIKAILGETIDIHGGGIDLIFPHHENEIAQGEGCNCTKYCNYWMHNEFINLKDEKMSKSLGNVITGRAFMDQYHPEVLKFLMLSAHYRSNFNVTDEKIHQVISGLRRVYETLATVDTILDTFEKSESGKVNKNFQTTLTNSDAKIKKSLDDDFSTAEVVATIFEVVRTFNGLNLLKKKKDVNSWTTAKAFKDWIQRYGQMMALFQEEPVQFLSSIDDIMIKEKNLDREKILELVKMREEARENKDWDKADEARDALHAMGIDFSDTPEGVKWNVKV
- a CDS encoding methyl-accepting chemotaxis protein, which produces MRSNLILVGLGIVSATLAGVGFYLEFSKVIWATIVVGFNFSLLYLLYSKGRTITFIEEILKDLEKSNRVILGTSDQILNTNRELEEGSLEQSESLHETATALDEINAMAQRSSANCENSTELSRECVSAAGKGKEAVLNLRSSFSKMKEGNITFSNYISESNNKILEISNVIKEINAKTKVINDIVF